The genome window TCGGCCGATCGCTCCGGGTCGGAATCTGAGTCCGAATCGGACGCCGCGGAATCGAATCCGGCCCCAGCGGAGACGAACAACTCGGGCGCCACTGACGTCGACGTCGAAGACGACGATTACGACTACGCCGTCGACAGGTACCCGAGCGACGCCGACGTTCCGGTGGGAGACCACGTCAGCGCCGTCGACCACCACGGCGACCACGACGACCACCTCACCGGCGGGCCGCCAGCGGGCGGCTGGCCGCGTCACTCGCCGATCGGCGAGAGCACGTGGCTCATGCTGGCGCCGATCGCGATCATCGCGACTGGCGCGGTCGTCCTCGGCGTCGTCCCCGACCACGCCGTCTTCCTCGACTTGATCACGCACATCGTGGAGGGCGTCTTCGGTGTCGACTCCTTCGACCAACTGCAGGGCCTGTCCCTCGAGGAGGCCCTGGAGGTGATGTCCGAATGATCGAAAGCGATCTCCTGACGATGGCCTACCCGCCGCTGCTGGTGTTCGCGGCGGCGCTGCTCGTGCTCGTACTGCCTCGAATCGTCGGCTTCGCCGCGGGAGCGCTGAGCTTCGCGGCCGTCTTGGCGGTGTCGGTGTACGCTTCCGAGGGACAGTACCTGACGGGTACCTTCCTCGGCTTCGACGTCGTTCCCTTCTACGTCGACCCGTTCTCGCAGATGATCGGCGTCGGGTTGGGCTTCCTCGGGATCTGTTCGGTCATCTATGCCTACTCGAGCGAGGCCAGCCGCGAACTGGTCGCGATCGCGCTGTCCTACATCGCCTCCTCGGTGGGGGCCGCGTTCGCGGGCGACTGGCTCGTGCTCGTATTCATGTGGGAGCTAATGGCGATCACGAGCACGCTGGTCGTCTGGCACTACGGCGGCGACGCCGTCCGTGCCGGCTTCCGCTACGCGCTGTTCCACGGCACCGGCGGCGTGATCGTGCTGCTGGCCGTCGCTGCCCACTACGTCGAGGCCGGGACGTTCGTCTACGACGGCACCGGGATCGCGTCCGGGCTGCCGGCGATGCTCGCGGTACTCGGAATGGGCGTCAACGTCGGCTTCATCGGGCTTCACACGTGGCTGCCCGACACCTACCCCCGACCCCACTTCGCGGCGTCGGTGTTCCTCTCGGTCTACACCACGAAGACGAGCGCCTTTGTCCTCTACCGGGCGTTCCCCATCGGAGCCGAGAGCGACCTCGGGATCTACATCGCGTACATGGGCGGGCTGATGTCCGTCTATGGGGCGACGTTCGCCCTACTACAACACGACATGCGGGCGCTGCTGTCCTACCACATCCAGGCCCAACTGGGCTACATCGTCGCCGGGATCGGGATGGGCGCCTGGATGGTGGAGAGCGAGATCGCCACCGCCGGGGCGATGAGCCACCTGTTCAACAACATCCTGTTCAAGAGCTTGCTGTTCATGGCCGTCGGCGTCGTCATCTTCCGCACCGGCGAGGAGGACCTCTATAAGCTGGGCGGACTCTGGCGCGAGATGCCCCTGACGGCGATCGGATTCGCGCTCGGCGCGCTCTCGATCACCGCGATCCCCGGCTTCAACGGCTACATCAGCAAGGGGATGCTCTTCGACGCCGCCGACCCCCACTACTACGGGGTTCACGAGTTCGAGGCCCTGTACTGGCTGCTCTGGCTCGGCGCGATCGGGACGCTCTTATCGTTCATCAAACTCGGCTACTACGTCTTCCTCCACGGGGAGAGCGACATTTCGGTGCCCGACGCCAAGCCCGGCCAGACGATCGCCATGCTCGGGATGGGCGGCGCCTGCCTGCTCTTCGGCGTCTGGTGGCAGGGGCTGGCTGACCTCGCGCCGACGATCCACGCCCACGGCGGCGAGTTCTCGTTCGCCTACCCGGACGGCGGCGAGGGTCACCTCCACCCCTACAGCTCGAGCCACCTGCAGACGGCGGGGATCCTGACGGCGGTCGCGCTCGTCACCTTCGCCATCGTCCGCAAGCCCCTCTCGAAGCTCGACCTGGGCGATCCGGCCCGGGTCGTCTTCCCCGCGGGCTACTACATCGGCCGGTGGTCGATGCTCGCGACGACCGAACTCTACCGGATCGTCGACTCCGCGGCCGTCGGCCTCGTCAAGCGCTGCTACTGGATCGGTACCAACCCCGTGCTGGCCGTCGACGCGGCCGCGCGCCGCGTTCCCGGGGTCGACGTCGAGGACCGCCAGCCGACCGACGGCGGTCGGCCGTCGACGATCCACCTCCGGGCGAGCATCGGGACCACCGTCCTCCTGCTGACGGTCGTGCTGACGGTAATCCTCCTGGTGCTCCTCGGCTGAGGCACCGCAGCTATCCGCTCCGTTCTCGAGAGAAAAGTCGGTACAGCCGAGTCAATTATTTTCCGACCGCTCGTCTCCTTCGCTCGAGTCGATCGGATCGACGTCGATCACGACCGGCTGTTCTTCCGGAACGGCGATCGCCTGTTCGAGCACCGACGCGCGAAGCGCCGGTTTCGCGTCGGTCGCCTCGCGCCGGTAGCCGGCGTCCTCGCTATCGCCGGTGCCGGTCCCGCGGACGCCCCGTGGGGTCAGGTAGTCGCCGTCGACGTCGACGTCGGCCGCCTCGCAGAGGCGTTTGAGCACCGACCGGGCGCCCTCAGTCGTGATCGCCGGCGGGGCGATCGCCCGCTCGCGGGCGAGTTGCGTCGCCGTTCGCTCGTCGAGCAGCGATTCGATACGGTCTTCGTCGTGGCCGCGCTCGGCTAGCACTTCCCTGACCCGCCGAGCGATCGAGGGCGCGTGACGGGTCGGAAACAGCGGCCAATCGTTCGAGGGCGGATCGAGGACGACCCGGTATCGGCGCAGCGGCGTCCGGGCCGGCGCCGGCAGCGGCACGTCCTCTAACCGTTGGGACTTGCCCAGCACGCGGATCGTTCCGGTGTAGAAGTCGACGTCGTTCCAGGTGGCGCCGGTGCGCCGCTCGTCGTCCGGGACCCGAAACAGCTCGGAGCCCCGGACGCCCGAGTGGGCGAGGACGGCGACCATCGCGTACTCCCGGAGCCGATTCCGGCGCTCGTCACGGTCGACCCCGTCCGCCGCGGCCTCGAGAGCTCGCTCGCGGACGTGGGTCTCGAGGCGGCGGCGCTGGTCGGCCGTCCAGAACTCGCTGTCGGGTCGCTCCTCGGCGGTCGGCAGGGCGGA of Haloterrigena salifodinae contains these proteins:
- a CDS encoding tyrosine-type recombinase/integrase, yielding MTDSDSDADVTVVDAVDAYLQRKAVGDPDGPGAGTYASNAESILRRWADWLEGEHGVRSLFALEVEHMRSYADELRARADRGEYAASTAGTYYAVVRAFLSWCVRGGILETNPAATDAAESALPTAEERPDSEFWTADQRRRLETHVRERALEAAADGVDRDERRNRLREYAMVAVLAHSGVRGSELFRVPDDERRTGATWNDVDFYTGTIRVLGKSQRLEDVPLPAPARTPLRRYRVVLDPPSNDWPLFPTRHAPSIARRVREVLAERGHDEDRIESLLDERTATQLARERAIAPPAITTEGARSVLKRLCEAADVDVDGDYLTPRGVRGTGTGDSEDAGYRREATDAKPALRASVLEQAIAVPEEQPVVIDVDPIDSSEGDERSENN
- a CDS encoding Na(+)/H(+) antiporter subunit D — encoded protein: MIESDLLTMAYPPLLVFAAALLVLVLPRIVGFAAGALSFAAVLAVSVYASEGQYLTGTFLGFDVVPFYVDPFSQMIGVGLGFLGICSVIYAYSSEASRELVAIALSYIASSVGAAFAGDWLVLVFMWELMAITSTLVVWHYGGDAVRAGFRYALFHGTGGVIVLLAVAAHYVEAGTFVYDGTGIASGLPAMLAVLGMGVNVGFIGLHTWLPDTYPRPHFAASVFLSVYTTKTSAFVLYRAFPIGAESDLGIYIAYMGGLMSVYGATFALLQHDMRALLSYHIQAQLGYIVAGIGMGAWMVESEIATAGAMSHLFNNILFKSLLFMAVGVVIFRTGEEDLYKLGGLWREMPLTAIGFALGALSITAIPGFNGYISKGMLFDAADPHYYGVHEFEALYWLLWLGAIGTLLSFIKLGYYVFLHGESDISVPDAKPGQTIAMLGMGGACLLFGVWWQGLADLAPTIHAHGGEFSFAYPDGGEGHLHPYSSSHLQTAGILTAVALVTFAIVRKPLSKLDLGDPARVVFPAGYYIGRWSMLATTELYRIVDSAAVGLVKRCYWIGTNPVLAVDAAARRVPGVDVEDRQPTDGGRPSTIHLRASIGTTVLLLTVVLTVILLVLLG